A section of the Bacillus pumilus genome encodes:
- a CDS encoding phage tail protein, whose product MADQLTVTTLYARQQMAKARAEGTKLTKVVKMAFGNGGTKDGKPISLDGTEQKLKKELVQKEIDSFTFMEPAKIRYTCTIAEGELAGEVINELALVDEAGKFTAVRTMTDKQKDGDIEFVFEIDDIY is encoded by the coding sequence ATGGCTGATCAATTAACCGTAACAACACTATATGCACGTCAACAAATGGCAAAGGCAAGAGCAGAAGGAACAAAACTCACAAAAGTCGTCAAAATGGCATTTGGAAATGGCGGGACGAAGGATGGGAAACCGATCTCACTAGACGGCACTGAACAAAAACTCAAAAAAGAACTCGTCCAAAAAGAGATTGATTCATTTACCTTCATGGAACCAGCAAAAATCCGCTACACCTGCACGATCGCCGAAGGAGAACTTGCAGGAGAAGTCATCAACGAACTAGCACTTGTCGACGAAGCCGGCAAATTCACCGCCGTCCGCACCATGACAGACAAACAAAAAGACGGCGACATCGAATTTGTTTTTGAGATTGATGATATTTATTAA
- a CDS encoding peptidoglycan-binding protein, with product MAEKIGLQTLIDRSIRNMGSGIHKIVKESAIEMIKQAYKEGIFVQITSGYRSFAEQNKLYAQGRTAPGKIVTNAKGGQSNHNYGLAIDYVLLSADGKKALWTVNEKWRRVAQIGKSLGFSWGGDWKSFKDYPHLEMMGSLTLTQLQAGKRPFLVSFLSNKVSEKPIKTKPLEKLLENGSIKSKTSTSEKSVILPSGILKITKPLTKGSQVTAVQKALSSLYFYPDKGAKNNGIDGYYGPKTANAVKRFQLMNGLAADGIYGPKTRNKMEQLLKK from the coding sequence ATGGCTGAAAAAATTGGATTGCAAACTCTTATAGACCGTTCCATTAGAAATATGGGTTCCGGCATTCACAAGATTGTAAAAGAAAGCGCAATTGAAATGATCAAACAAGCATACAAAGAAGGTATCTTTGTTCAGATTACTTCTGGCTACCGTTCGTTTGCAGAACAAAATAAGCTTTACGCTCAAGGTCGTACCGCTCCTGGGAAGATTGTCACCAACGCTAAAGGTGGTCAATCAAATCACAACTATGGTTTAGCGATTGATTATGTTCTATTAAGTGCGGATGGAAAAAAAGCGCTTTGGACAGTTAACGAGAAATGGCGCCGAGTAGCGCAAATCGGGAAATCACTAGGATTTTCGTGGGGCGGAGACTGGAAGAGTTTTAAGGATTACCCACACCTTGAAATGATGGGCAGTTTGACTTTAACACAGCTTCAAGCGGGTAAACGACCTTTCTTGGTGTCATTTTTATCAAACAAAGTTTCTGAAAAGCCAATTAAGACAAAGCCACTTGAAAAGCTATTAGAAAATGGTTCGATAAAATCTAAAACAAGTACATCTGAAAAGTCAGTCATCTTGCCATCTGGCATCTTAAAAATAACCAAGCCCTTAACAAAAGGATCACAAGTCACGGCCGTGCAAAAAGCCTTATCCTCCCTCTATTTCTACCCAGACAAAGGGGCAAAAAACAACGGGATTGATGGCTATTATGGACCAAAAACGGCGAATGCGGTCAAACGGTTCCAGCTCATGAATGGTCTAGCGGCAGACGGTATATACGGTCCGAAGACGAGGAACAAAATGGAACAATTGTTGAAAAAGTGA
- a CDS encoding LysM peptidoglycan-binding domain-containing protein has protein sequence MGKSVYQLWISQGKDKLRFPVLPSELEITNNVQNETVKVASFGELTFIDVPSAKQVSFTSLFPKKYSPIVEYKSIPSPENAIAKIERMMRSKKSVRLIVTGTKINMTCSIESFTHKEGSYDIGDREFTIELKEYKTASPRKIKRKKKAKQTKKKRPSKTPPKMYTVKKGDTLWAISGRFYGDSTKWRRIWNANKLAMIKRSKRNIKQPGHWIFPGQRLKIPQ, from the coding sequence ATGGGTAAATCAGTGTATCAATTGTGGATTTCCCAAGGAAAGGACAAGTTGCGATTCCCTGTCCTTCCATCCGAACTTGAAATCACAAATAACGTACAAAATGAAACGGTAAAGGTTGCCTCTTTTGGAGAACTAACCTTTATTGATGTCCCATCGGCTAAGCAAGTATCATTCACTTCATTATTTCCTAAGAAATATTCGCCAATTGTTGAATATAAAAGCATTCCATCACCAGAGAATGCGATAGCGAAAATAGAACGAATGATGCGATCAAAGAAGTCGGTGCGGCTCATTGTAACGGGGACAAAAATCAATATGACGTGTAGCATTGAAAGCTTCACTCATAAAGAAGGATCATATGATATTGGCGATCGTGAATTTACGATCGAGTTAAAGGAATACAAAACCGCATCGCCTAGGAAAATCAAACGAAAGAAAAAAGCAAAACAAACGAAAAAGAAAAGGCCTTCAAAAACACCACCAAAAATGTACACCGTCAAAAAAGGGGATACGCTATGGGCCATTTCAGGCAGATTTTATGGCGACAGTACAAAATGGCGGCGTATTTGGAATGCCAATAAATTAGCGATGATTAAACGGAGCAAACGCAATATTAAGCAGCCGGGGCATTGGATTTTCCCTGGACAAAGGTTAAAAATACCACAATAG
- a CDS encoding phage holin: protein MKTFDKGTVIRTVLLFIALINQTLVMFGQTVLPISEEQVQTAGEALYVAGSTIFTMVTAIIAWFKNNYVTYKGHLQKDTLKQRGLTK from the coding sequence ATGAAAACATTCGACAAAGGCACTGTGATTCGCACAGTGCTTCTTTTTATTGCACTCATCAATCAAACGCTTGTCATGTTTGGGCAGACGGTGCTGCCGATTAGTGAGGAGCAAGTACAAACAGCTGGTGAGGCGCTATATGTAGCAGGTTCCACCATATTTACGATGGTGACAGCCATTATCGCTTGGTTTAAAAACAATTATGTGACCTACAAAGGTCATTTACAAAAAGATACCCTGAAACAAAGAGGGCTAACAAAATAA
- a CDS encoding baseplate J/gp47 family protein, whose product MFEEQTYEALMERMLDRLPDDIDKRENSVIWNALAPAAAELAQSYIWLDQVFELVFADTAQGEFLDRRAAEVGIERKPATKAVWSVAIQPEDINIPAGSRFFIEDVYFQYSNDGTLECETPGKVGNGQLTDQPLLSLDTIPGLESIIMKDLVIPGQEEEDDASLYDRYLIRARREAVSANKAHYKKWAEEVAGVGRAKVFPLWNGEGTVKIVITDGNLDIASDLLVKRVQEYIDPVPGEGEGQAPIGSKATVESAKWLDIDIEVAVELQMDWTLEGAQKEIEEKVKALLKSIAFEKSTIRMSALNDILYHSESVSDYANVLLNGESKNLVLQDIEIPRLRQVKVIEQTG is encoded by the coding sequence ATGTTTGAGGAACAAACGTACGAAGCACTCATGGAAAGAATGCTAGACAGACTGCCAGATGACATAGATAAAAGAGAAAACAGCGTCATTTGGAATGCCTTGGCACCTGCTGCCGCTGAATTGGCACAGTCCTATATTTGGCTTGATCAAGTATTCGAGCTGGTCTTTGCAGATACAGCACAAGGAGAGTTTTTAGATAGACGGGCTGCTGAAGTAGGAATTGAAAGAAAACCAGCAACTAAAGCGGTTTGGTCCGTAGCCATTCAGCCAGAGGATATCAACATCCCAGCTGGCTCCCGGTTTTTTATTGAAGACGTCTATTTCCAATATTCGAACGATGGCACGCTAGAATGCGAGACACCTGGCAAAGTCGGCAATGGTCAATTAACAGATCAGCCGCTGCTTTCACTTGATACAATTCCGGGGCTTGAATCAATTATCATGAAAGATTTGGTGATACCCGGACAAGAGGAAGAAGATGACGCTTCGTTATACGATCGTTACTTAATACGTGCTAGGCGGGAGGCTGTCAGTGCCAACAAGGCGCACTATAAAAAATGGGCTGAGGAAGTGGCAGGTGTTGGCAGAGCGAAAGTATTCCCGCTTTGGAATGGAGAAGGCACAGTCAAAATTGTCATCACAGACGGCAATCTAGATATCGCATCAGATCTGCTTGTTAAAAGAGTACAGGAATATATTGACCCAGTGCCAGGCGAAGGAGAAGGACAAGCGCCTATCGGTTCAAAAGCGACCGTCGAAAGCGCCAAATGGCTGGACATTGACATAGAAGTAGCGGTCGAACTTCAAATGGACTGGACCCTTGAAGGAGCGCAGAAAGAAATAGAAGAAAAGGTCAAAGCGCTGTTGAAATCAATCGCATTTGAAAAGAGTACCATTCGAATGTCCGCATTAAATGATATTTTGTACCATTCAGAAAGTGTATCAGATTATGCAAACGTATTATTGAATGGGGAGTCAAAAAACTTAGTATTGCAGGACATTGAGATACCGCGTCTGAGGCAGGTGAAGGTTATTGAGCAAACAGGATGA
- a CDS encoding XkdQ/YqbQ family protein, with translation MIELFAIRSGTMYELVTESVTLQGQRYQAPRSIQANIITKQGSQTYYRVSEGDTVLFKWKGKELFRGIVFSRTPVEGKLTFTAYDMLQYLVKNQDVYVFSKQRADQILRRIGADFQIPMTSIANTGHVIKSLVFKNDTSLYDMILKALKETKRQTGRNYQIYSAKGKMGLRAWPDPEDVWVIESGVNLIDYQYSTSIEETATRVKLRTSADEQGKNKKKGSKSEIVVVEQDKAGQSKYGILQHVETVTGQINQPQLQKRAKVRLAEKKGVKQEVKSIQALGIPELQSGLPIYLKIPEINVKKTYWIDQDKHEFSGVKHTMTIDVVEKNSIPKGDQA, from the coding sequence TTGATCGAGCTTTTTGCCATCAGAAGCGGCACCATGTATGAGCTTGTCACAGAGAGTGTGACACTTCAGGGGCAAAGGTATCAAGCCCCTCGCTCTATTCAAGCAAATATTATTACTAAACAAGGCAGTCAAACATATTACCGTGTCTCAGAAGGGGACACGGTTCTTTTTAAATGGAAAGGAAAAGAGCTGTTCAGAGGCATTGTGTTTTCTCGGACGCCTGTTGAAGGAAAACTAACCTTTACCGCATACGACATGCTTCAATATTTGGTGAAAAACCAAGATGTCTATGTTTTTTCAAAACAAAGAGCAGATCAAATTTTGAGACGGATAGGGGCTGACTTTCAAATCCCCATGACCTCCATCGCCAATACCGGTCATGTCATAAAATCGCTAGTGTTTAAAAATGATACGAGCCTATATGACATGATTCTGAAAGCATTAAAAGAAACAAAGCGGCAAACCGGCAGAAACTATCAAATCTATTCTGCTAAAGGAAAGATGGGGCTGAGAGCTTGGCCAGATCCAGAGGACGTATGGGTCATTGAATCAGGTGTCAATCTCATTGACTATCAGTACAGTACCTCGATTGAAGAAACAGCCACTCGTGTTAAGCTGCGCACGTCTGCAGATGAACAGGGGAAAAATAAGAAAAAAGGCAGCAAATCAGAGATTGTAGTGGTCGAACAGGATAAAGCAGGTCAGAGTAAATACGGTATTTTACAACATGTTGAGACGGTTACAGGGCAAATCAACCAACCGCAGCTGCAAAAAAGAGCCAAAGTACGGCTGGCAGAGAAAAAAGGCGTGAAACAAGAAGTCAAAAGCATCCAAGCGCTGGGTATTCCTGAACTGCAAAGCGGTCTTCCGATCTATTTGAAAATCCCTGAAATCAACGTGAAAAAAACCTACTGGATCGATCAAGACAAACATGAATTCAGTGGAGTGAAACACACCATGACAATTGATGTCGTTGAGAAAAATTCCATTCCAAAGGGTGATCAAGCGTGA
- a CDS encoding YmfQ family protein, which translates to MSKQDEMKNYLPPYFTEIYEVDHLLKTEAPEFEQLDESVFDLTDQFFPLTATWGLNRWERMLKVQRESDDSIELRRARLLNMMSNIPPITYLSLEKSVNRFLKNPSAIIRLTTNRYHFALRVNLDDLQNTRYIVDILETLKPAHLAYTFTAFHHTDVHEKNEHHVRLTLRSRVGFFDHIPILLNGEFVLNGTFYLSGTRGTAEVPTRFRHSLKLRMPLQHSTENAYRMNYVMTGAVHETKQGAAFTVRTKNQLQQQTKKKMTFRLPVHVQTEQGGSLLIKNHYWILDGSVPLDGSKMLAATSQKIEL; encoded by the coding sequence TTGAGCAAACAGGATGAAATGAAAAATTACTTGCCGCCATATTTTACAGAGATTTATGAAGTCGATCACCTGCTCAAAACAGAAGCGCCAGAGTTTGAGCAATTGGATGAATCCGTTTTCGATTTGACGGATCAGTTCTTCCCTTTGACAGCGACATGGGGCTTGAATAGATGGGAAAGAATGCTGAAGGTGCAGCGAGAATCAGATGATTCCATTGAACTTCGCAGAGCACGTTTACTCAATATGATGTCAAACATTCCACCGATCACGTATCTTTCTTTAGAGAAATCGGTGAATCGTTTTCTGAAAAATCCAAGTGCCATCATTCGTCTGACCACCAATCGCTACCATTTCGCCTTACGAGTCAATTTAGATGATCTGCAAAACACTAGATATATTGTAGACATACTTGAAACGTTAAAGCCAGCTCATTTGGCGTATACGTTCACTGCATTTCATCATACCGATGTACATGAAAAAAATGAACATCACGTGAGGCTCACACTGCGAAGCAGAGTGGGTTTTTTCGATCATATCCCGATTTTACTCAATGGTGAATTCGTTTTAAATGGTACGTTTTATCTGAGCGGGACAAGAGGTACAGCAGAGGTTCCGACTCGTTTTCGGCATTCGTTGAAGTTGAGAATGCCGCTTCAGCATAGTACGGAGAACGCATATCGAATGAATTATGTCATGACTGGAGCGGTACATGAAACGAAGCAAGGAGCGGCATTCACTGTACGCACAAAAAATCAGCTCCAGCAACAAACCAAGAAGAAGATGACGTTCCGTCTGCCAGTACATGTCCAAACTGAGCAAGGTGGAAGCTTACTGATCAAGAATCACTACTGGATTCTCGATGGATCTGTTCCGCTGGACGGATCAAAAATGCTAGCAGCTACTTCTCAAAAAATAGAACTATAA
- a CDS encoding DUF2577 family protein, translating to MRLSEAIKRLAVNAVDAASPIDLVVGEVTAVSPVSIRLNDNHKLIIPEELLIWPKRLNKGEEDELKRGDSIMVLAMAGGQSFYIIDKL from the coding sequence GTGAGGTTAAGTGAAGCAATTAAACGATTAGCAGTGAATGCTGTAGATGCCGCCTCCCCAATTGATCTAGTGGTTGGAGAAGTCACGGCAGTTTCTCCTGTAAGCATCCGGTTAAATGACAACCATAAACTGATCATTCCGGAAGAATTACTGATTTGGCCAAAGCGTCTAAATAAGGGTGAGGAGGATGAACTGAAAAGGGGAGACAGCATTATGGTGTTGGCAATGGCAGGAGGGCAATCCTTCTACATCATCGACAAATTGTAA
- a CDS encoding BhlA/UviB family holin-like peptide, which produces MEVDVVQNLMTQGPFAVLFCWILFYVLNTTKERENKLNAQIEAQNEVLAKFSEKYDVVIDKLDKIERNLK; this is translated from the coding sequence ATGGAAGTAGATGTCGTACAAAACTTAATGACACAAGGCCCATTTGCCGTTCTCTTTTGCTGGATTCTGTTTTATGTTCTCAACACAACGAAGGAACGAGAAAATAAGCTCAATGCACAAATCGAGGCACAAAATGAAGTGTTAGCAAAGTTTAGTGAGAAATATGACGTCGTCATCGACAAACTCGATAAAATTGAACGGAATTTAAAATAG
- a CDS encoding DUF2634 domain-containing protein, producing MALSPEEEIEETEEDEEVETSTTYRIDVETGRLTGETISGIEAIRQFVYMTLRTERYAHPIYSHDIGTEIQELLTDTEATDEYKEMEIPRLLEEALIVDERIDHIEEIEVTKENDSFHVKLAIVTDEGTLEIEEVMESDV from the coding sequence GTGGCACTCTCACCAGAGGAAGAAATTGAAGAAACAGAAGAAGATGAAGAGGTGGAAACCTCGACAACATATCGAATAGATGTTGAAACTGGCAGACTGACAGGTGAAACCATTTCAGGCATTGAAGCAATTCGTCAATTCGTTTATATGACACTTAGGACAGAGCGGTATGCACATCCTATCTACAGCCACGACATTGGTACTGAAATTCAGGAGCTTTTAACGGATACAGAAGCCACGGATGAATACAAAGAAATGGAGATTCCGAGGCTGCTAGAGGAAGCATTGATTGTGGACGAACGGATTGATCATATTGAAGAGATAGAGGTCACAAAGGAAAATGATTCGTTTCATGTCAAGCTAGCGATTGTCACAGATGAAGGCACATTAGAAATAGAGGAGGTGATGGAGAGCGATGTTTGA
- the cudC gene encoding choline uptake/conversion transcriptional regulator CudC, with product MKKQEQPQAEERILAAKDLVIDSIAETMDLYGITRSAGILYGTMYLNEEMTLDEMREELQMSKPSMSTGVKKLQDMNIVKKTFHRGRRKHSFVAEKDFFKFFMNFFPQKWEREVEVNLAAIEEAQVRLQEVAHDDQLEAHIREEAQQLIEQLESSKSYYDWLRRLANSVHSGEIFDYIPINQKEK from the coding sequence ATGAAAAAGCAGGAACAGCCACAAGCAGAAGAACGTATTTTAGCTGCTAAAGATCTAGTCATTGATTCAATAGCTGAAACGATGGATCTCTATGGGATTACTCGAAGTGCTGGTATTCTCTATGGGACCATGTATTTAAATGAGGAAATGACACTGGATGAAATGCGTGAAGAGCTGCAAATGAGTAAGCCTAGTATGAGTACGGGTGTCAAAAAACTGCAAGACATGAATATTGTCAAAAAGACCTTTCACCGCGGCCGAAGAAAACATAGCTTTGTTGCTGAAAAAGACTTTTTTAAGTTTTTCATGAACTTCTTTCCGCAAAAATGGGAACGAGAGGTCGAGGTGAATTTAGCGGCAATTGAAGAAGCGCAAGTGCGGCTTCAAGAGGTAGCTCACGATGATCAGTTGGAGGCACATATAAGAGAGGAAGCCCAGCAGCTCATTGAGCAGCTTGAAAGCTCAAAATCCTATTATGACTGGCTGAGACGATTAGCGAACTCTGTTCATTCAGGGGAAATCTTTGACTATATCCCAATTAATCAGAAAGAAAAATAG
- a CDS encoding acyltransferase family protein, with amino-acid sequence MLEKDLKLSNIKGLLIFLVVFGHLIELNKQNYYQLFVFIYAFHMPLFIFISGYLAKRMKISKMMNLFLLYIIFQSFFDWFLYFIGEYKTLSFHYGKPQFHLWYIVSMLFWYALAWGLSKLRLSLIGKLSIFIIIFIVCFISRQYTGVIVDTVKEVYPNFTSYTLSYQRTISFAPFFFAGFFMTKESLNAVYKIVKPSMAKVLLIVTGSLTILLIEFTPNLEWLFRGSFGIKRFLTHDESYLMKILLHYLLSAWICLLVLIAVNSKKSILTKWGDYSLGIFLFHPVFVFILRKTEFMNEWSGDTQLVFYFALAFIIVSCLGSNLFAAVSWFITSPYNTIKKLTSLLKPKAKEKNTNF; translated from the coding sequence TTGTTAGAAAAAGATTTGAAATTAAGTAATATAAAGGGCTTGTTGATTTTTCTAGTTGTTTTTGGACACTTAATAGAACTCAATAAACAGAATTATTATCAGCTTTTTGTGTTTATTTACGCTTTTCATATGCCGCTTTTTATTTTTATCAGTGGGTATTTAGCTAAAAGAATGAAAATAAGTAAAATGATGAATCTATTTCTTTTATACATTATATTTCAGTCGTTTTTTGACTGGTTTCTTTATTTTATAGGAGAATATAAAACCCTATCCTTTCATTATGGTAAGCCGCAATTTCATTTGTGGTATATCGTAAGTATGCTCTTTTGGTATGCACTAGCTTGGGGATTATCAAAGTTAAGACTAAGTTTAATAGGGAAATTAAGTATTTTTATTATAATATTCATTGTCTGTTTTATTTCACGCCAGTACACAGGTGTGATCGTAGATACAGTGAAAGAGGTTTATCCGAATTTTACATCTTACACTCTTAGTTATCAAAGGACAATTTCATTTGCACCCTTCTTTTTTGCTGGCTTTTTTATGACAAAGGAAAGCTTGAATGCTGTTTATAAGATTGTAAAACCCTCAATGGCAAAGGTGTTACTCATAGTGACAGGATCATTAACAATTTTATTGATTGAGTTCACACCAAACTTAGAGTGGCTATTTCGCGGCAGCTTTGGAATAAAAAGATTTTTGACTCATGATGAAAGTTATTTAATGAAAATACTCCTTCATTATCTCTTGTCAGCTTGGATATGTTTGCTTGTTCTTATCGCAGTAAATAGTAAGAAGAGCATTCTGACAAAGTGGGGAGATTATTCACTAGGAATTTTCTTGTTCCATCCTGTTTTTGTGTTTATATTAAGAAAGACGGAATTCATGAATGAATGGAGCGGAGATACTCAACTTGTTTTTTATTTCGCACTAGCATTTATCATTGTGAGTTGTCTAGGCTCCAATCTTTTTGCGGCAGTCAGTTGGTTCATCACTTCCCCATATAATACAATCAAAAAATTAACATCTTTATTAAAACCAAAAGCAAAAGAAAAAAATACAAATTTCTAA